One region of Citrus sinensis cultivar Valencia sweet orange chromosome 6, DVS_A1.0, whole genome shotgun sequence genomic DNA includes:
- the LOC102615732 gene encoding chlorophyll synthase, chloroplastic → MSSVLNTVLSTRLSNVKSINRVRTRPVLSPVSVSFSRRRLTVRAQEPNANEVKPQAPDKAPAASGSSFNQLLGIKGAAQETNKWKIRLQLTKPVTWPPLIWGIVCGAAASGNFHWNLEDVAKSIVCMIMSGPCLTGYTQTINDWYDREIDAINEPYRPIPSGAISENEVITQIWVLLLAGLGLAGLLDVWAGHDFPTIFWLAVGGSLLSYIYSAPPLKLKQNGWIGNFALGASYISLPWWAGQALFGTLTPDIIVLTLLYSIAGLGIAIVNDFKSVEGDRAMGLQSLPVAFGPETAKWICVGAIDITQISVAGYLLGAGKPYYALALLALIVPQIVFQFQYFLKDPIKYDVKYQASAQPFLILGLLVTALATSH, encoded by the exons atgtcGTCTGTTTTGAACACGGTTTTATCCACAAGATTATCCAACGTCAAATCCATCAACCGAGTTCGAACCCGGCCAGTTCTATCACCCGTTTCGGTTTCATTTTCCA gGCGGAGACTGACGGTGAGAGCACAGGAGCCTAATGCAAATGAAG TTAAACCGCAAGCACCCGATAAAGCCCCGGCTGCTAGTGGATCGAGCTTCAATCAGCTTCTTGGCATTAAGGGAGCTGCACAAGAAACT AATAAATGGAAGATTCGTCTTCAACTAACAAAGCCTGTTACCTGGCCTCCGTTGATTTGGGGAATAGTTTGTGGTGCTGCTGCTTCTG GAAACTTTCACTGGAATTTGGAGGATGTTGCTAAATCAATTGTCTGTATGATCATGTCTGGCCCGTGTCTCACTGGCTACACACAG ACGATTAATGATTGGTATGATCGAGAGATTGATGCAATTAATGAACCCTATCGTCCAATTCCTTCAGGTGCAATATCTGAGAATGAG GTCATTACCCAGATCTGGGTTTTACTGCTAGCAGGCCTTGGATTAGCTGGTTTATTAGACGTGTGG GCAGGGCATGACTTCCCAACGATATTTTGGCTTGCTGTGGGTGGATCCTTGCTATCATACATATACTCTGCTCCACCTTTGAAG CTGAAGCAAAATGGATGGATTGGAAATTTTGCTCTGGGAGCGAGCTATATAAGTTTGCCATG GTGGGCAGGCCAAGCTTTGTTTGGGACGCTTACGCCTGACATAATAGTTCTCACACTCTTGTACAGCATTGCTGGG TTAGGTATTGCAATTGTAAATGACTTTAAGAGTGTTGAAGGAGATAGAGCAATGGGACTTCAG TCACTTCCAGTAGCTTTTGGTCCTGAAACTGCTAAATGGATTTGTGTTGGCGCAATTGACATAACTCAGATATCTGTGGCTG GTTATTTACTAGGGGCTGGTAAACCATATTATGCCCTAGCGCTACTAGCCTTGATAGTGCCACAAATCGTCTTTCAG TTCCAGTACTTTCTCAAAGACCCTATAAAATACGACGTTAAATATcag GCAAGTGCCCAGCCGTTTTTGATACTTGGCTTGCTTGTGACTGCTCTAGCAACAAGCCACTGA
- the LOC102615821 gene encoding protein SLE2 translates to MASEQERAELDQRARQGETVVPGGTRGKSLEAQEHLAEGRSRGGQTRKEQIGTEGYQEMGRKGGLSTVDKSGEERAAEEGISFDESKYKTRRSS, encoded by the exons ATGGCCTCGGAACAGGAAAGAGCAGAACTTGACCAAAGGGCAAGGCAAGGAGAAACTGTTGTCCCCGGCGGAACTCGTGGCAAGAGTCTTGAAGCCCAGGAACACCTGGCCGAGG GGCGTAGCCGTGGAGGGCAGACTAGGAAGGAGCAGATAGGGACTGAAGGTTACCAAGAGATGGGACGCAAAGGAGGACTAAGCACCGTTGACAAGTCTGGAGAAGAGCGTGCAGCTGAAGAAGGGATCTCCTTTGACGAGTCGAAGTACAAAACTCGTAGGTCATCATAA
- the LOC102616025 gene encoding mitochondrial succinate-fumarate transporter 1, giving the protein MDNKREQNPSPVPKKTIPPYMKAVSGSLGGVVEACCLQPIDVIKTRLQLDTTGTYKGIIHCGATVSRTEGVRALWKGLTPFATHLTLKYTLRMGSNAVFQSAFKDSKTGKISNQGRLMAGFGAGVLEALAIVTPFEVVKIRLQQQRGLSPELLKYKGPIHCARMIIREEGLFGLWAGAAPTVMRNGTNQAAMFTAKNAFDVLLWKKHEGDGKVLQPWQSMISGFLAGTAGPVCTGPFDVVKTRLMAQSRGGGELKYKGMVHAIRTIYAEEGLLALWKGLLPRLMRIPPGQAIMWAVADQVTGFYERRYLRNAPL; this is encoded by the exons ATGGATAATAAGCGAGAGCAAAACCCGAGCCCGGTTCCGAAGAAGACGATCCCACCGTACATGAAAGCGGTGTCGGGTTCTCTCGGAGGGGTCGTGGAGGCTTGTTGCTTGCAGCCAATCGACGTCATCAAGACGAGGTTACAGCTGGACACAACTGGGACTTACAAGGGAATTATCCACTGCGGCGCCACCGTTTCGCGTACCGAAGGCGTGCGGGCTCTGTGGAAAGGATTGACGCCGTTTGCCACCCACTTGACCTTAAAGTACACGCTTCGAATGGGATCGAATGCCGTGTTTCAATCGGCGTTTAAGGATTCTAAAACGGGGAAGATTAGCAATCAGGGTCGGCTAATGGCTGGCTTTGGTGCTGGTGTGCTTGAAGCTCTCGCTATTGTTACTCCTTTTGAG GTGGTGAAAATTAGACTACAACAGCAGAGAGGTTTGAGTCCTGAGCTTCTAAAGTACAAGGGTCCTATACACTGTGCTCGTATGATCATCCGTGAGGAAGGACTCTTTGGACTCTGGGCAGGGGCTGCCCCAACTGTTATGCGCAATGGGACAAACCAAGCTGCCATGTTTACGGCTAAAAATGCTTTTGATGTACTCTTGTGGAAGAAACATGAAGGTGATGGGAAGGTCCTCCAACCGTGGCAGTCCATGATATCGGGATTCCTTGCAGGAACAGCAGGTCCAGTATGCACTGGCCCTTTTGATGTTGTCAAGACAAGGCTGATGGCCCAGAGTCGAGGTGGGGGTGAGTTAAAGTACAAAGGCATGGTCCATGCAATCAGAACAATATATGCTGAGGAGGGGCTTCTTGCCTTGTGGAAAGGACTGCTGCCCCGTCTCATGAGGATCCCGCCAGGCCAGGCCATTATGTGGGCTGTGGCTGACCAAGTGACTGGTTTTTATGAGAGGAGATATCTTCGCAATGCACCCTTATAG